From a single Flavobacteriales bacterium genomic region:
- a CDS encoding SpoIID/LytB domain-containing protein has translation MIKRISSLFLTLASLFVQAQDRTISVGLLQDRTVRHIMVMSTKGNCSVLVDGKRIGEVKANDGLLVDLVDGKIKGKSLSLAFTATTSVELVPQLESGGFRLRSMDHKLAERTYPGALTITNNGGSFKLVDAADIEAYTEGVVKAEAGNKHHVEYYKLQSVSCRTYALSNTRKHALDGFQLCDGVHCQVFYGINTNDSIHQAVEATKGLVLVDPNIKLIHATFHSNCGGETVNAEDLWSKREPYLRATKDTFCLASPHATWKKTLTRKEWLHYLNTKYKIRTNDKDQLHAVLNYAPECRDLYLANTWPLVPLKNVREDLKLRSTFFSVHAQGDNVVLEGRGFGHGVGLCQEGSMRMARSGLGYMDILHHYYKDVHLVDVSSVEFFRAEEQVGNSFGTNP, from the coding sequence ATGATCAAACGAATTTCAAGCCTGTTCCTTACACTTGCTTCCTTATTTGTGCAGGCTCAAGACCGTACGATCAGCGTGGGCTTATTGCAGGACCGGACGGTTCGGCACATCATGGTCATGAGCACAAAAGGCAACTGTTCGGTGCTTGTGGATGGTAAACGTATCGGTGAGGTCAAAGCGAACGATGGCTTACTGGTGGATCTCGTTGATGGGAAGATCAAAGGTAAGTCACTGTCGCTAGCGTTTACTGCAACCACTTCTGTGGAACTTGTGCCGCAGCTGGAAAGTGGCGGATTCAGGCTACGCTCCATGGATCACAAATTGGCGGAACGGACCTATCCCGGCGCACTTACGATCACGAACAACGGTGGGTCTTTCAAGCTGGTGGATGCAGCAGATATTGAAGCTTACACAGAAGGAGTGGTGAAGGCCGAAGCCGGAAATAAGCACCACGTGGAGTATTACAAATTGCAGAGCGTAAGCTGCCGAACTTATGCGCTAAGCAATACACGCAAACATGCATTGGACGGATTTCAATTATGCGATGGCGTTCATTGCCAAGTATTCTATGGCATAAATACGAACGATAGCATTCATCAAGCTGTGGAAGCTACCAAAGGACTTGTGCTCGTTGATCCGAACATCAAACTGATCCATGCTACTTTCCACAGTAATTGCGGCGGCGAAACCGTGAATGCCGAAGATCTGTGGTCCAAGCGGGAACCCTATTTGCGAGCGACCAAGGATACCTTCTGTTTGGCATCACCTCATGCTACTTGGAAGAAGACACTTACACGCAAGGAATGGCTGCATTACCTGAACACTAAGTACAAGATCCGGACGAATGATAAGGACCAGTTACATGCTGTTCTGAACTACGCACCGGAATGCCGTGATCTTTATTTGGCGAATACGTGGCCGTTGGTTCCTTTGAAGAATGTTCGCGAAGATCTGAAACTACGATCCACCTTTTTCTCCGTGCATGCTCAAGGTGATAACGTGGTATTGGAAGGACGAGGTTTCGGGCATGGCGTAGGCTTATGCCAAGAAGGGTCCATGCGCATGGCACGTTCAGGGCTCGGTTACATGGATATTCTGCACCACTACTACAAAGATGTCCATTTGGTGGACGTTAGTTCCGTGGAATTCTTCCGCGCAGAAGAGCAGGTGGGAAATAGCTTTGGAACGAATCCTTGA
- a CDS encoding class I SAM-dependent methyltransferase, translating to MQKTLQGLDLSDKDVLDIGSGTGDLYDEVISRWPTTRFFATDISGGMLAQSRVPNDHKFVGHGYDNHFSTKKFDLITMLGVTTYMDDEELEKNLAFIAKSLKPNGQVIVSFTNSHALDLWMRNLAKPFLALTGKKNKVMTSGVPIYPRSAAIAKGAVGRYFNSPELHLLNQTVFPFSRVLPKPAIVIAKWIDSVPGNSAWKRWLSSDLLLKSSMIT from the coding sequence TTGCAGAAAACCCTCCAGGGGCTGGACCTTTCGGATAAGGATGTTCTGGACATCGGTTCAGGCACAGGTGATCTCTATGATGAGGTGATCAGCCGTTGGCCTACCACCCGCTTTTTTGCGACCGATATTTCTGGAGGCATGCTCGCCCAAAGCAGGGTGCCGAACGATCACAAATTCGTTGGGCACGGTTATGACAATCACTTCAGCACCAAAAAGTTCGACCTGATCACCATGCTAGGCGTTACGACCTATATGGATGATGAAGAATTGGAGAAGAACCTAGCATTTATTGCGAAAAGTCTTAAACCGAACGGACAGGTCATTGTGTCATTCACTAATTCCCATGCCTTGGATCTTTGGATGCGCAATTTGGCGAAGCCCTTTTTGGCCTTGACCGGTAAAAAGAATAAGGTAATGACAAGCGGTGTACCTATCTATCCTCGCTCTGCGGCGATCGCTAAAGGAGCCGTTGGTCGTTATTTCAATTCACCTGAACTTCACTTGCTTAACCAAACCGTGTTCCCCTTTTCTCGTGTGCTACCGAAGCCAGCAATTGTTATTGCAAAGTGGATCGATAGTGTGCCAGGAAATTCAGCATGGAAACGATGGCTAAGCTCCGACCTGCTATTAAAGTCCAGTATGATCACCTAA
- the lpdA gene encoding dihydrolipoyl dehydrogenase — translation MTYDLIVLGSGPGGYVAAIRASQLGLKTAIVEKEALGGICLNWGCIPTKALLKSANVFEYINHAKDYGITVGSPKADFPAIVARSRDVAKGMSSGVQFLMKKNKIDVIMGTGTLKPGKKIDVKGADGKTQTVEGKNVIIATGARSRELPALKQDGKKIIGYRDAMVLPEQPKSMVVVGSGAIGSEFAYFYNALGTKVTLIEFLPNVVPVEDEDVSKQLEKSFKKQGIEVMTSSEVTKVDTSGKGCKVTVKTPKGEQTIECDIVLSAVGITPNIEGFGLQEIGIVTDKGKIKVDDFYATNMPGYYAIGDVTPGQALAHVASAEGIICVEQIAGKNPQKLDYNNIPGCTYCSPEVASVGMTEKQAKEKGLDIKIGKFPFMASGKASAAGAKDGFVKLIFDAKYGELLGAHMIGMNVTEMIAECVSIRKLETTGHEIIKTVHPHPTMSEAIMEAAAAAYGEVIHL, via the coding sequence ATGACCTATGACCTGATCGTTCTCGGCAGTGGCCCTGGTGGCTATGTTGCTGCTATCCGTGCCAGCCAACTTGGACTCAAGACCGCTATTGTTGAGAAAGAAGCACTTGGCGGTATCTGCCTGAACTGGGGCTGTATTCCTACTAAAGCACTACTGAAAAGTGCGAATGTGTTCGAATACATTAACCATGCAAAGGATTATGGCATTACCGTAGGCTCACCGAAAGCGGACTTTCCAGCGATCGTTGCCCGCAGCCGCGATGTAGCAAAAGGCATGAGCAGTGGCGTGCAATTCTTGATGAAAAAGAACAAGATCGATGTGATCATGGGTACGGGTACACTGAAACCCGGGAAGAAGATCGATGTGAAAGGTGCGGATGGCAAAACCCAGACCGTTGAGGGTAAGAATGTCATCATCGCGACCGGTGCGCGTAGCCGCGAACTGCCTGCGTTGAAACAGGATGGGAAGAAGATCATTGGTTACCGTGATGCCATGGTTCTGCCTGAGCAACCCAAGAGCATGGTTGTTGTTGGCAGCGGTGCAATAGGTAGCGAGTTTGCTTATTTCTATAACGCGCTAGGTACTAAAGTTACCCTAATAGAGTTTCTTCCGAACGTGGTTCCCGTGGAAGATGAAGATGTGAGCAAGCAACTGGAAAAAAGCTTCAAGAAACAAGGGATCGAGGTAATGACCTCTTCCGAAGTGACCAAAGTGGATACCAGCGGTAAAGGATGCAAGGTGACCGTGAAGACCCCAAAAGGTGAGCAGACCATTGAATGCGATATCGTGCTGAGCGCAGTAGGGATCACACCCAATATTGAGGGTTTCGGCCTTCAGGAGATCGGAATTGTTACCGATAAAGGGAAGATCAAAGTGGATGACTTCTATGCCACGAACATGCCCGGTTACTATGCCATTGGAGATGTTACCCCAGGCCAAGCACTGGCCCACGTAGCTAGTGCTGAAGGAATCATCTGCGTAGAGCAGATCGCAGGAAAGAACCCGCAAAAGCTGGACTACAACAATATTCCCGGATGTACTTATTGTAGTCCTGAAGTTGCCAGCGTGGGAATGACCGAGAAACAGGCGAAAGAAAAAGGACTTGATATCAAAATAGGCAAGTTCCCCTTCATGGCCAGCGGTAAAGCAAGTGCTGCCGGCGCAAAGGACGGTTTCGTTAAATTGATCTTTGATGCCAAGTACGGTGAGCTTCTAGGCGCACACATGATCGGCATGAATGTTACCGAAATGATCGCGGAGTGCGTTAGCATCCGGAAACTCGAGACCACTGGACACGAGATCATTAAGACCGTTCATCCTCACCCTACTATGAGCGAGGCGATCATGGAAGCTGCAGCGGCTGCTTATGGCGAAGTGATACACCTGTAG
- a CDS encoding RidA family protein has protein sequence MKTPILPPNAAKPIAPYTPAIAAGGFVFLSGQIALDPGTGDLRMNSIAEETEQVMENVRALLKEAGLGFEHLVKVTIFLSNMDHYAAVNDVYARYFDDVPPAREAVAVKGLPRNVNVEISGIAISG, from the coding sequence ATGAAAACCCCAATACTACCCCCGAACGCTGCAAAACCCATTGCACCCTATACACCTGCAATTGCCGCAGGTGGTTTCGTATTCCTGAGCGGACAGATCGCGTTGGACCCTGGAACAGGGGACTTGCGTATGAACAGCATCGCGGAAGAAACTGAGCAGGTAATGGAAAATGTTCGCGCCCTTTTGAAAGAAGCCGGACTCGGTTTCGAACATTTGGTGAAGGTGACCATCTTCTTGAGCAACATGGACCATTATGCCGCTGTGAACGACGTGTATGCACGTTATTTCGATGATGTACCTCCTGCACGGGAAGCAGTTGCCGTGAAAGGTCTACCGCGAAATGTGAACGTGGAAATAAGCGGTATTGCAATATCCGGATAA
- the surE gene encoding 5'/3'-nucleotidase SurE translates to MKDKRPLILVTNDDGIFASGIRTLVEEIMPYGRVIVVAPDKPQSAMGHAITIHNFLRLSKVELMDGVEAWSCTGTPVDCVKLAIYKLLGGSKPDLLVSGINHGANISINVLYSGTMSAAVEGAMEGIPSIGFSLMDHAVDADFSQVRPIIRSVTENTLKHGMSQGICLNVNIPRNTGVALKGLRVCRQARANWEDEFETRLDPGNKEYYWMRGEFRSEDHGEDTDVWAVRNGFASMVPVQFDMTAHHTIADLNTWDHAIG, encoded by the coding sequence ATGAAAGACAAGCGCCCGCTGATCCTGGTCACCAATGATGATGGCATATTCGCATCCGGCATTCGCACGCTGGTGGAAGAGATAATGCCCTATGGCCGTGTGATCGTAGTTGCACCGGATAAACCGCAGAGTGCAATGGGACATGCCATTACGATCCATAATTTTCTGCGGTTGTCAAAAGTCGAACTGATGGATGGTGTGGAAGCATGGAGTTGTACCGGTACACCGGTTGATTGCGTGAAACTGGCGATCTACAAATTGCTTGGCGGTAGCAAACCGGATCTGCTGGTCAGTGGGATCAACCATGGGGCGAACATCAGTATCAACGTATTGTACAGCGGTACCATGAGCGCTGCTGTTGAGGGTGCAATGGAAGGGATCCCGAGCATTGGTTTCAGTTTGATGGACCATGCGGTAGATGCCGATTTCAGCCAAGTACGTCCTATCATCCGCAGTGTTACTGAGAACACGTTGAAGCACGGCATGTCACAGGGTATCTGTCTCAATGTGAACATTCCGCGGAATACCGGTGTGGCTCTCAAAGGTCTACGTGTATGCCGTCAGGCCAGGGCCAATTGGGAAGATGAATTCGAGACCCGCTTGGATCCCGGGAACAAGGAATACTATTGGATGCGCGGTGAGTTCCGAAGTGAAGATCACGGTGAGGATACCGACGTTTGGGCAGTTCGGAACGGTTTTGCAAGTATGGTTCCAGTTCAATTCGATATGACCGCGCACCATACAATTGCCGACCTTAATACGTGGGACCATGCCATCGGATAG
- the lpxB gene encoding lipid-A-disaccharide synthase: MSKRIYIIAGEASGDLHGGNLVKALFNEAAGSKSELKIRGWGGDRMAAAGADVVKHYSELAFMGFTQVIMNLRSILRNIDACKADIAAFTPDAIILIDYPGFNLRIAQWAHEKGIPVHYYISPQVWAWKKGRVHTIKKVVDRMYVILPFEKEWYAQYGMDVDFVGHPLLDAIEQEGSSEVLPLPGADGRPVIALLPGSRRQEIVRMLPLMINAVRHFPQFRAVVAAAPSVPDADYVDLIGDAPITLVKDRTYDILRTAHSALVTSGTATLETALFGVPEVVCYSGSAINVWLAKRLVNIEYISLVNLIMEREVVRELIQSDLNEKGLSTELERISSAGDYRNTMIEGLSALREKLGGPGASKKVAKAVWITLDPAS; the protein is encoded by the coding sequence ATGAGCAAGCGCATATACATCATTGCAGGTGAAGCCAGCGGAGATCTACATGGAGGCAACTTGGTCAAAGCATTGTTCAATGAAGCAGCCGGGTCGAAGTCGGAGCTGAAAATTCGCGGATGGGGTGGTGATCGGATGGCTGCTGCTGGTGCCGATGTGGTAAAGCACTACAGCGAGCTGGCCTTCATGGGCTTTACACAGGTGATCATGAATTTGCGCAGTATCCTGCGCAACATCGATGCATGCAAAGCGGACATTGCAGCTTTCACACCCGACGCTATCATCCTGATCGATTACCCCGGATTCAATTTACGAATAGCGCAGTGGGCGCATGAAAAAGGCATACCGGTGCATTACTACATCAGCCCTCAGGTCTGGGCGTGGAAGAAAGGCAGAGTGCATACCATCAAGAAAGTCGTGGATCGCATGTATGTGATCCTTCCGTTCGAGAAGGAGTGGTACGCGCAATATGGCATGGATGTGGATTTTGTTGGCCATCCGTTGTTGGATGCCATCGAGCAGGAGGGCAGTTCCGAGGTGTTGCCTTTGCCGGGTGCTGATGGCCGTCCTGTGATCGCGCTTTTACCGGGCAGCAGAAGGCAAGAGATCGTGCGCATGTTACCACTCATGATCAATGCCGTTCGACATTTTCCGCAGTTCCGTGCGGTCGTGGCAGCGGCTCCCTCGGTTCCGGACGCGGATTATGTTGATCTGATCGGCGACGCACCCATCACCCTGGTCAAGGACAGGACCTATGACATTCTGCGTACAGCGCACTCCGCGCTCGTTACAAGTGGCACGGCAACATTGGAAACCGCTTTATTCGGAGTGCCAGAGGTGGTCTGCTACAGCGGTAGCGCTATAAATGTGTGGCTGGCAAAGCGATTGGTGAACATAGAGTACATCAGCTTGGTGAACCTCATTATGGAGCGGGAAGTGGTAAGGGAACTGATCCAATCCGACCTGAACGAAAAAGGTCTGAGTACCGAATTGGAAAGAATTTCTTCCGCAGGTGACTACCGGAACACCATGATCGAGGGGCTTTCTGCCTTGCGCGAAAAACTAGGAGGCCCTGGAGCATCTAAAAAGGTTGCCAAAGCCGTGTGGATAACTCTGGACCCTGCGTCCTGA
- a CDS encoding class I SAM-dependent rRNA methyltransferase: MAQARITVDDTRDRIRNGHPWIFGTQIQKEEGEYAPGDIVQVFDKRRRPLGQGYINPASMIRIRLLTPHLEDRINKAFITERIVAAWQYRLRMGHGSSCRVVFGEADGLPGLVVDKFQDVGTKKLVLSVQFLTLGMERWKDVVLEALNATIKPDGVYLRNDVPIREKEGLEQYKGFADKPFDTDLIIDENGLRISVDVAGGQKTGHFLDQVANHAAMQQISSGNRVLDCFTHTGGFGLHAAHYGAKEVYGIDISEDAITQAKRNTALNKLKNISFGKANVFDYLTDASSKGEQWDVIVLDPPAFAKSKSAIDNAYRGYKEINLRALKCITKGGFLVTCSCSQHMGPELFRKMIAEAGVDAGRRLREVYYGTQPTDHPILWGVPESHYLKCFVLEVQ; encoded by the coding sequence ATGGCACAAGCGCGAATTACCGTAGACGATACACGGGACAGGATCCGCAACGGACACCCATGGATATTCGGTACCCAGATCCAGAAGGAAGAAGGGGAGTACGCCCCGGGTGATATCGTGCAGGTCTTCGATAAGCGTCGCAGGCCTTTGGGGCAAGGTTATATCAATCCTGCATCCATGATCCGCATCCGGTTGTTGACACCGCATTTGGAAGATCGGATCAACAAAGCATTCATTACTGAGCGGATCGTTGCTGCTTGGCAATATCGCCTACGCATGGGGCATGGTTCCAGTTGTAGAGTTGTATTCGGTGAAGCCGATGGGTTGCCCGGCCTTGTCGTGGATAAATTCCAGGACGTCGGTACGAAGAAGTTAGTGCTATCGGTGCAATTCCTAACGCTCGGAATGGAGCGTTGGAAGGATGTTGTATTGGAAGCGTTGAACGCTACGATAAAACCGGATGGTGTGTATTTGCGCAACGATGTACCTATCCGCGAAAAAGAAGGACTTGAACAATACAAAGGCTTTGCTGACAAACCCTTCGATACTGATCTGATCATCGACGAGAACGGCTTGCGGATCTCCGTTGACGTGGCGGGTGGGCAGAAGACAGGCCATTTTCTTGATCAAGTAGCGAACCATGCAGCCATGCAACAGATCAGTTCCGGCAATAGGGTATTGGATTGCTTCACGCACACTGGCGGCTTTGGCCTGCACGCCGCGCACTATGGTGCCAAAGAAGTTTACGGGATCGACATCAGTGAAGATGCCATTACCCAAGCAAAGCGGAATACAGCGCTCAATAAGTTGAAGAACATCAGCTTCGGTAAGGCAAATGTGTTCGACTACCTCACGGACGCCAGTTCCAAGGGAGAGCAATGGGACGTCATTGTGTTGGACCCACCCGCTTTCGCGAAGAGTAAAAGTGCCATTGATAATGCATACCGTGGATACAAGGAGATCAACCTACGTGCATTGAAATGCATAACGAAAGGTGGTTTTCTGGTAACCTGTTCCTGTAGCCAGCACATGGGTCCTGAATTGTTCCGCAAGATGATCGCTGAAGCCGGTGTGGATGCTGGCCGCCGCTTGCGCGAAGTGTACTACGGTACCCAACCAACGGACCATCCCATCCTTTGGGGTGTTCCAGAATCGCACTACTTGAAGTGCTTCGTATTGGAAGTGCAGTAG